ATCGGGCAGGGAGCCAATGCAGCCCTCCCTTTGTTTGCGCAATGGTACGGAGAACTCGCACGCGACCCGGATTTGCGCGAATGGACCACGCAACGGTTCGGGGACCCCTCCTCGGAAGTAGCCGGGTTGCTGGATTGCGAGCCGGTTAAACGTGACGGGTTCTTCAAACGCCTATTCACCAACCCGGACAAGGCGAAAACCCGAAAATTCAAGGATAATAACGGCAATTAGAGGGGCGCGTTTACCCGCAATCCCAATACCTGAGTGTGGCTCCCCGGATTCCTTAAGGAAAATATAATATAGTGTTAATGCCACACCATTTCCCTGCAATCCTTTTTAAATTAGCCCGCAACTGACCGATAACCGACAACCATGCGAATACTTTGCCTGTTGGCAAGCCTCTTTTATTTTTTGGGAGCTGTTTCACAGGACCACACCCAGAAATCCTTTACCGTAAAATACATCACGGAAACGATCGTCCCGGACGGAATTCTGGACGAACCTATTTGGGAGGAAGCGGAAAGTGCGGCCAATTTTTGGGAATATTTCCCCGTAGACAGCATCCAGGCGCGCAAACAGTCGGAGATCAAGATGTTGTACGACGAAACGAACCTGTATATAGGTATCACCGTTTATACCGAAGGGAAGAATTATGCCATCCAATCCCTTAAAAGGGATTTTCGAGCCGGCAATTCCGACAATATCACGCTGCTTTTCGACACCTTCAACGACGGGAACAATGCGTTTCTTTTCGGCACGAATCCCTACGGTGTCCGCAGGGAGGGCCTCGTCTCGGGCGGGGGCCTGGACCTGAGCGGATTTACCATTTCCTGGGATGTCAAGTGGCGGGGTGAATCCCGGATCTATGAGGATTACTACACCTCCGAGCTCGTCATCCCCCTGACTTCCTTTAAATTCCGGGAGGGTGAAAATCGATGGCGTTTCAACAGCTATCGGTTTGACACCCAGTCCAACGAAAGCAGTACCTGGGTCCGGATCCCCCAAAACCAGAATATCTTCGGGTTGACTTTTATGGGGGATATGATCTTTGAGAAACCGCTCGGTCGTTCCCGTACACCCCTGGCCCTGATCCCCTATGTGAATACGAGTTGGTCGAATGACCGGGAGAACAGTATCGAGGACACTTCCTTTAAGGTGGGCGGTGACGCCAAGGTATCTGTCGGGAACAGCATGAACCTGGATATAACCTTAAACCCGGACTTTTCCCAGGTGGAGGTGGATGACCAGGTAACCAACCTGACGCGCTTTGAGGTGTCCCTGCCTGAAAAGCGCCAGTTTTTCATCGACAACAACGACTTGTTTGCCAGTTTCGGAGATTCCCGGGATGCAAACCCCTTCTTCTCGCGCCGTATCGGGATTGCCCAGGATACCGCCGGCAATACGATTGAGAATTCCATCATTGCCGGGGCCCGGCTCAGCGGAAAACTCACCAACGACCTGCGCCTGGGCTTCTTCAGCATCCAAACCGAGGAAGATGCGGGGAACGAGATTGCGGGAAACAACAACAGCATGCTGGCCCTGCAGCACCTGGTTTTTTCGCGTTCCAATATCGGCATGTTCTTCATCAACCGGCAGAGCACGGGGGACCCGGATTTCCTAGCTGAAGAAAATCGCTATAACCGCGTTGCCGGCATCGATTACAACCTGATTTCTGCCGACAATGTTTGGAGCGGGCAGTACTACCTGCATAAATCCTTCAGCCCGGGGGTTGAGGGCAGGGATTGGTCGGCCGGGGCAAGTATGCGTTACAATTCCCGGAATTACAGCGGATCTACCAAATGGGTTTACATAGGCGAAAACTTCGATTCCGACCTGGGATTTGTGCGCCGCACGGACATCGTCAAGGGGCTGGCCAGTTTTAACCGGGCCTTCTGGCCGGAGGACAGTTTTATCAACACACACAGTTTTGGAGTGACCCCGGTATTTATCTGGCGCCCCACCCAGGACTACCAGAATACGGATTACAGCATCTTCTCCCAGTGGGAAGCC
This genomic window from Robiginitalea biformata HTCC2501 contains:
- a CDS encoding carbohydrate binding family 9 domain-containing protein, coding for MRILCLLASLFYFLGAVSQDHTQKSFTVKYITETIVPDGILDEPIWEEAESAANFWEYFPVDSIQARKQSEIKMLYDETNLYIGITVYTEGKNYAIQSLKRDFRAGNSDNITLLFDTFNDGNNAFLFGTNPYGVRREGLVSGGGLDLSGFTISWDVKWRGESRIYEDYYTSELVIPLTSFKFREGENRWRFNSYRFDTQSNESSTWVRIPQNQNIFGLTFMGDMIFEKPLGRSRTPLALIPYVNTSWSNDRENSIEDTSFKVGGDAKVSVGNSMNLDITLNPDFSQVEVDDQVTNLTRFEVSLPEKRQFFIDNNDLFASFGDSRDANPFFSRRIGIAQDTAGNTIENSIIAGARLSGKLTNDLRLGFFSIQTEEDAGNEIAGNNNSMLALQHLVFSRSNIGMFFINRQSTGDPDFLAEENRYNRVAGIDYNLISADNVWSGQYYLHKSFSPGVEGRDWSAGASMRYNSRNYSGSTKWVYIGENFDSDLGFVRRTDIVKGLASFNRAFWPEDSFINTHSFGVTPVFIWRPTQDYQNTDYSIFSQWEARFRNRERLQLQWSNRYTYLFDSFDPTGSEDGLELPADTEYHYNSFQVEYQSDARRILAYGVETTVGDFYNGERFSVEGNLALRIQPKAFISMQLNYDKITLPDPYPSADIWLIAPRFELTFSKSLFLSTLVQYSNQRDNFGVNARLQWRFAPLSDLFLVYTDNYYVDRFSPRFRSVNLKFTYWLNI